Below is a genomic region from Methanobacterium sp..
TTGGTTATTTTTATAAGTCCAATATCTCCAGTTTGATTACAGTGAGTCCCTGCACATGCCTGCACATCAATTCCGTCAACTAAAACTGTCCTTATGTCCATTCCTGGGACAATTCCACCTTGATATAATATGAATCCATATTTTTTCTCGGCTTCTGCCCTTGCCATCCAGTTTGTAAGTACAGGACGGTTTTCCATAACGAATTTATTTGCCAGCAGTTCAATTTCCTGAAGTTCTTCAGGTTCTATTCGTTTATAATGAGTAAGGTCAATCCTTGACTTTTTAACCCCTTTCTGAGCTCCTGCTTGCCATATGTGATCTCCAAGGATCTTTCTTGCTGCTGCAACGATTAAGTGAGTTGCTGTGTGGTTTCTGGTTAAAGCCATCCTTCTGGAAATATCAATTTGACCAGTTATTATCTGACCTTTGTAAGGATGCACTTTCTCAATATCCTCTTCAGCCACCCTGTGTAAAACAGTGTTGTTAACTTTTTCAGCGTGTAAAACTTTTATTTTTTCACCGCGGATCTCTAAGTATCCTATGTCAGAAGGCTGACCTCCCCCTTCAGGATAAAATACAGTTTGATCCAGTACTACATTATTTTCATAGGTTCCAAGCACATGCGCCTCAAACTGAGTATCAAACGGCTTCTTGTAAAATAATAAATCAGTTGCTGGGAATTCAAGCTCGATTTCAGCTTTTTCTTCCTGAGCTTCTTCTTCATGCTCAGCAGCTACCAATGTATAGAAATTATCAGGTACTTTTACCTCAAATTCCATCTTTTCAGAGATTTCCTTGGTAGTCTCTGGAGGAATTCCATGGGATTCATAAAGTTCTTTAAGGGTTTCAAAGGGCATCTCAGTTTTATTCTTTTTCCTGAGTTTTTTAACGCTCCTTTTAACAAGTTCTCTACCTTTTGAAACAGTTTTATCGTACCTTTTATCCTCTAAATTAATTACATTAATTATATGATCCTGACTTTGCCTGATTTCAGGATAGGTCTTAGACAGAAAATCAAGCTGTATTCTCATTATATCTGCCAGGGACTCTTTTAATCCCAACTCTTTTATGAAACGGATTGTTCTCCTCAGGACAAGTCTTGCAAGATATCCTTCTTTAACATTGGAAGGAATTACACCGTCTGCAAGCATGAATGCAAGGCATCGTGTATGGTCTGCAATTACATAAATAGCTTCCATTGGTTTTGTAGCCCTTTCAAGGTCATCTAAAGATATATTAAGTCTATCTGCAACTTTTGACCTTAATTCTCTCAGGTCTGCAAATGTTTCAATGTCCATCATACCTGCAACTTGAGCATTCTCTGCTAAGATTCTCTCATCAACTTCAACACCAGACAGTTCCTTTAATGTCTGTATTACGGGTCCAAATGAAGCATCATATGCAGTTGGTGTTCCCTGAGATATCCATGCAAATCTTTCAAGTCCATATCCAGTATCTACAACTGTAAGTGGAATTTCTTCAAGTTTTCCATCAGGTAAAGTTTTATATTTAATAAAAACAAGTGTTGCGAGTTCTACTCCCCTGACACAAATTTCATAACATGGCCCGGCGTTTCCTCCACCTTTCCACCATGATTCAATGTAAGTAATTTCTTCAGGGTTGATTCCAATAGATTTAATGAAGTCATGACAGTATTTTACTGTTTCATCTTCCCAGTAAATCTGTTCTTTATCAGTATTAAAAGCATGATGTGCACCCATTGTAAAACATGTCATGTGTCTGCCGGTCCTTCCGACATTATCCACATCGTTAAGTCTTATTGATGGCTGTGCAACTACCAGTGGGTTTGCAGGTGGTTCTACAGCTCCTGATGTTACCCATGGTTGAAAATCGTAAATTGATGCACCTACTAAAAAAACATCATCTCTCCACCGCTTTGCAAGAACAGGATATCTCTTTATAGGTGTATGTCCATGTTGGGCAAAAAATTCAGTAAAAGCTTTTTGAATTTCGTAAAGATCATATTTTTTATCTGTGGCAGGATTTCCAATAAATGTATATTCATCGCAGGGTGCGTCCCCACATGTCTTTCTATCTCCAATTGACCAGAAATCGTTTCCACAGGTAATACAAGTTTTTTTAGTAAATCCTAGTTCTTCAAGTTGGCGAGACATAGTAATCATTGATAAAAGTTATTAAATTATAGTAAATTACCAAATATTTTTATACAACACTTTAAACGGTGTTTTTATTTTTAAATATTAATCTTTATAAATTGAATAATTTACATTTTTGACTTAAAATAGCAGTATAATTAAAATAAAAAAATAGGAGAAAGCCAAAAATGGCTTTGAAGTTTTGGAATTATCCGAAGAGAGCACCGAGACCTGCTGCGGCTTCTTCTTCTTTTTCTTCTTCCTCTTCTTCTTCCTCTTCTTCTTCTTCAGCTGGAGCTGCTGCTGGAGCTGCTGCTGCTGGAGCTGCTGCTGCTACTGCAGTTTTTTCCATTGCTTCTTCGATGTCTACGTCTTCGAGTGCTGCGATTAATGCTTTTACTCTAGCTTCGTCTACTTCTGCTCCTGCTGCTTCTAATATTTTAGTTACATTTCCTTCGTTAATTTCCTGACCAGTTGTGTGCAATAACATTGCTGCGTATACATATTCCATTATAATCACCTTTCAATTTTATAAATTTAACCAAACAAGGCACCTAACCCTGCTGCGGCATCTTCTTCTTTTTCTTCTTCCTCTTCTTCTTCGTCTTCATCTTCTTCTTTTTCTTCTGATTTAACTTCAACAGCCTGTGGGCGTGATTTTAGTTTGTCCAGAAGTTCATCATCAAGTGCTTCTTCATTTTTGCTAGCTATTTCAGATGCCAGTGCTAACATTTGTAAGTAAGCCTTGGATAACAGTAAGTCTGTTGTTTTTGATGTGAGAATTTCTGCATTTAATGCTAGATTCATTGACTTGCTTGCAGCATTCTGTATTATATATGGCATAGCCACTTTGTTGTATATTGAAGCATTTACTGATAAGTTCAATGCTTGAGAGAATGCAGTCTGTATATCAGATATGGTTTTACTCTCATCAATTGTTAAAAGATCAGATGTGTATACCGTTTGATCTTCATATGCTGCTACTAAATCAATTCCAACTTCCATTGGGTGGATATCAAGTCTTGTAAGAATACCTGCTATCTCCCTGGAAACTACTTCCCCTTCAGCTACAACAACCTTATCCTTGGTTATGACGATTTTTCCTTTATCAATTTTTGCAGGAATACCGACTTTTTGAAGTTCCCCAAGAATAGGACCTGGTTTGAAAGCTGTGTCACCTTTAGGTACTACAATATCTGCAGGGGCAATACTTCCAGCCTTTGCAGGAGCAGGAGTCTTACTAGCTTCAAGAATCTTAAAAAGCTTAAATGGATTCATATTTGTAAAGATTAATGCAGGTTGCCCTTCCATATGTTCTCCGAGAGCATCTATATTAGATTTTTGAGATTCACTTAAAGCAAGGCTCATCAATGTCTTTCTTGACATTTTTACAGTTGCGTCCTCTTTTAAGGTTCTTCTCATCTTTTGGAGTTGAGGAGCTGGTATATCTGCTAGATTAGCCATACCTACTACGCTATGGCCGTCAATCAGTTCTTTAAGATTATTTACCTCGTCCTTTTTCCAATTAGCAACATGAGCCATTAGATCACCCTCGTTACTGGACCCATGGTTGTTTTAACATACATGGATTTTATTTGGTTTCTTCCTTTTTCAAGGTTCCTGTCCAATACGCCAAGCACAGCTTCTACATTATCCGCAATCAGTTCATCATCCATATCTTGTGAACCTACAATCGCCTGAATAACTGGCTGATCTTTTATTCTTACTTTTACAGTATTAGAAAGCCTTTCCAATATAGGATCTGGTTTTACAGTAGCTGGAACTGGTTTTGGCATTTTTTTCCTAGGCCCAAGAACTGGTCCTAAAAATCTACCAACCTGTGGCATCATATCTGCCTGTGCAACAAAAAATGTGTATTGACTGGCCATTTTTTTGGCCTGTTTCCGGTCTTTTCCCAGCTCTTCTAAATCAGCTTTGCTGATTACAAGGTCTGCACCGGCATTTTCTGCTAGAATTGCCAGTTCACCATCTGCTATAACGGCAATTTTAATGCCTTTACCGCGTCCATTTGGAAGGAAGACTTCTTCATCAAATCTGTTTTCTGGTTTTTTCACGTCTAAATCTTTGATGTTTATAACAACATCGATAGACTGTGTGAAGTTTCTCGGCTTGGATTCTTCCTTAGCCTTCTTCACTGCTTCCACTATCTCTTGATTCATCAAATTCCTCCATGAACTTTTTTGATAAAAAGTTCACAATTATATGTGGTATTTAAACCAAACGGATTATTTTGGTCAACTTATATATTTAATTTATTAAAATTTATAATAATTTATCGTCGTAAATACCTTCATCGATTTCTTTTTGAACTGTTTTAGGATCCTTTCCTTCTACAGTTAAACCCATACTTACACAGGTTCCTACAACTTCTTTTGTAGCCATTTTGTAATCGTTTGAAAGTAACGCGCTAAATTTCATTCTGGCTACTTTTAATGCTTGTTCTATTGATAGATCAGCAACTTTATCAAGTCCAGGATCTTGAGAACCCTTTTCAATATTAAGTTCATCCTTTATAAGTGCTGTTGTTGGTGGTGTACCTACTTCAATTTCAAATGCTTTAGTTCCAACGTCTACAATTACTTTTACTGGAACTTTCATTCCATCGAAATCTGAAGTTTTTTCGTTTATCTGTTCAACAACTTGCATCATGTTAATACCAAGCGGTCCTATTGCAGGTC
It encodes:
- the alaS gene encoding alanine--tRNA ligase, whose amino-acid sequence is MSRQLEELGFTKKTCITCGNDFWSIGDRKTCGDAPCDEYTFIGNPATDKKYDLYEIQKAFTEFFAQHGHTPIKRYPVLAKRWRDDVFLVGASIYDFQPWVTSGAVEPPANPLVVAQPSIRLNDVDNVGRTGRHMTCFTMGAHHAFNTDKEQIYWEDETVKYCHDFIKSIGINPEEITYIESWWKGGGNAGPCYEICVRGVELATLVFIKYKTLPDGKLEEIPLTVVDTGYGLERFAWISQGTPTAYDASFGPVIQTLKELSGVEVDERILAENAQVAGMMDIETFADLRELRSKVADRLNISLDDLERATKPMEAIYVIADHTRCLAFMLADGVIPSNVKEGYLARLVLRRTIRFIKELGLKESLADIMRIQLDFLSKTYPEIRQSQDHIINVINLEDKRYDKTVSKGRELVKRSVKKLRKKNKTEMPFETLKELYESHGIPPETTKEISEKMEFEVKVPDNFYTLVAAEHEEEAQEEKAEIELEFPATDLLFYKKPFDTQFEAHVLGTYENNVVLDQTVFYPEGGGQPSDIGYLEIRGEKIKVLHAEKVNNTVLHRVAEEDIEKVHPYKGQIITGQIDISRRMALTRNHTATHLIVAAARKILGDHIWQAGAQKGVKKSRIDLTHYKRIEPEELQEIELLANKFVMENRPVLTNWMARAEAEKKYGFILYQGGIVPGMDIRTVLVDGIDVQACAGTHCNQTGDIGLIKITKTERIQDGVERIEFSAGEAAIEAAQRNDNILKESSDVFKVTSEQLPKTCDRFFNEWKSFKNEINKLKGEIASLKTEGILNKTEKIGDLVVLSEIIDSDMNELIKMATDLTEKQGKVDVAVLGSSEGKIVGAVSKKALENGIKINGIIKDAAAILGGGGGGRPNLAQGAGPKAEKMQEALEFAVTELKKI
- the rpl12p gene encoding 50S ribosomal protein P1, with the translated sequence MEYVYAAMLLHTTGQEINEGNVTKILEAAGAEVDEARVKALIAALEDVDIEEAMEKTAVAAAAPAAAAPAAAPAEEEEEEEEEEEEKEEEAAAGLGALFG
- a CDS encoding 50S ribosomal protein L10; translated protein: MAHVANWKKDEVNNLKELIDGHSVVGMANLADIPAPQLQKMRRTLKEDATVKMSRKTLMSLALSESQKSNIDALGEHMEGQPALIFTNMNPFKLFKILEASKTPAPAKAGSIAPADIVVPKGDTAFKPGPILGELQKVGIPAKIDKGKIVITKDKVVVAEGEVVSREIAGILTRLDIHPMEVGIDLVAAYEDQTVYTSDLLTIDESKTISDIQTAFSQALNLSVNASIYNKVAMPYIIQNAASKSMNLALNAEILTSKTTDLLLSKAYLQMLALASEIASKNEEALDDELLDKLKSRPQAVEVKSEEKEEDEDEEEEEEEKEEDAAAGLGALFG
- a CDS encoding 50S ribosomal protein L1; its protein translation is MNQEIVEAVKKAKEESKPRNFTQSIDVVINIKDLDVKKPENRFDEEVFLPNGRGKGIKIAVIADGELAILAENAGADLVISKADLEELGKDRKQAKKMASQYTFFVAQADMMPQVGRFLGPVLGPRKKMPKPVPATVKPDPILERLSNTVKVRIKDQPVIQAIVGSQDMDDELIADNVEAVLGVLDRNLEKGRNQIKSMYVKTTMGPVTRVI
- a CDS encoding 50S ribosomal protein L11, which produces MAKETVEILIEGGKATPGPPLGPAIGPLGINMMQVVEQINEKTSDFDGMKVPVKVIVDVGTKAFEIEVGTPPTTALIKDELNIEKGSQDPGLDKVADLSIEQALKVARMKFSALLSNDYKMATKEVVGTCVSMGLTVEGKDPKTVQKEIDEGIYDDKLL